The window GCTTGCGCTCAAATCAGAAATTAGAGCATCTTTAATTTTAGCATCGTTCAGATCATCGGCAAACAGCGCACCTCGATACGTGGTATTAAGTTGAAGGAACAATCCATTCTCGACTTGGTAGGTCAAACCTAGGCTTGCTAGATGTTTAGGGATTCCGGGCAGCAGTTTTCCTTCCAGGTCTTGACCGTCCAGATTGTAGTCTGCATAGGCAAAATCAGAATAGGTATAACTGGCATTGACGGCAAGGTTTTGGGTAATAGCGGCTGTGGCAGAAAGCTCTAAACCATAGCGTTGGGTACTTCCTGCATTGCGATAAAATGTTCTTCCTGGAAATTGAGCCTGTTCAAAAGGAACCAGATCATCTGTAGTCTGGATGTAAAACACCGCAGCGGAATATTGTAATGCTGACTCTTGACTCTTGAATCCTACCTCATAATTTACGGCTTTTTGAGGGGTTAGATCAGGATTGAATCCTGAACTTCCATCGGGATTGGAAGAAAGCTCACTGAGCGCTGGAGTTTCAAAGCTGGTCGCAACATTAGCAAAAAAACGTTGTGATGGATTCAGTTCATAGTTAATTCCTGCGCTCCCGCTCCAACTGTTTAAATTTTGAGAACCGCTATTGTCATCACCTGATCGAACTTCTGCTTTCAAATTATTGATGTCATACCTTAATCCACCTAATATGTTCCACTGGCCAATGCTTAGACGGTCGACCGCATAAAAACCATAATTATTATAAGTTTCCAACTGATTAAAATCAAGTGCGCCTCGATCGCCATCCATATTATCATATCGCAACCGCTGGTCTGCTTGAAACGCTAATGAATAACCTATTTGAAACTTGTTTTTTAGTCGGTCATTTTGAGAATCGTAGGTCAAATAACTGCCTTGCCCATAATAATTGCGGTATAACTGCACCTGACCGCCAGACTCAAAAGGCAACTTATTGTCAAAATCCCGATAGGAATAAAACCCATAGGTTTGAAGCGACAGGTTCCCCCAACTTTGATCATAAGAAACCCCTGTTTTGAGTTGTCTAACTTGTTCTTGACTATCAAACTGAACATTACGATCTCTAGCCTGTCGTCGATCTTGCTTCACCTCGCTCAAGGTTAATCCTCCAGCATCTAGCGCAAAAGGACTATCTGTATAATTTAATTGTATACTAAAATTGTTGTCATTTTTTAAATCAAAGGCTGATTTCCAATTGAATTGATTGGTTTCAAAACCGCTAAAATCTCTATAACCCTCACTAGAGGTTCTGGAAAATGAAATGACACTTACTCCTGCATCATGCTTGATACCAGAAGTCAGGTCAAATTTGTTCATCCCAAAATTTCCTGCGACTGCTCCAGCCTCAATATAGGTACTGTCGATTTGAGAAACAGTATTGATATTGATCACTCCTCCTCCGGCATTTCCATAAAGTAATGAAGCTGGCCCTCTCAATACCTGTAGATTATCAATAAGTCCTAGAGTTAGGTTGTCAATTTGCCCTTGCCCATCTGGAGTAGTTTCTGGTATACCATCTACTACGATCTTTATTCCTCGTATCCCGAAGGCTGACCGTGCTCCAAAACCTCTTAAAGAAATTCTCAAGTCTTGGGAATAATTGTTCCTATTAAGCACAAACAGTCCAGGGATTCCATATAGGTATTCATCTAAAGAAAGTTGCTGTTTTGCAGTTTGTGAACCTTTAAAGTTCCTAGTGCTGATAGAAAATGGCAAGTCTACGGTAGTGTTTTGTAAATCGACAGGAGCGGCCACTTGAATTCTTACAGTTTCCAGACTATCAATTTGCGAGTGCATTAAAAAACATGAAAACAAAAGGGCAATAATTAGAACGCAATAATTTCTCAAGGGATTGGATTATGGTTAAGAAACTGCAATTTTACAACATACTAAATCGATTATCGTCAAAGTACACTCAGTATTCAAAATCGTAATTTTGAAAATACACAGATATATTTATTTGCCCCTCAACTATTTATACTTTAAGTGTACAGAAAAAATCGTGATCTGATCTGACTAGTATCACAAATAATCATCCCGCTACAATTAAGTTATAGTATCTTTATTAGCTTTTAAAATTCTAATTATCAGGGCAATATTGATCCATAGGGTTCTGGCGACCGTTTTTGTTGTTCTTACTTTTGGTGTCTGTAATGGGCAAAAGAAGTCTAGAGTCGTGCCTCAACGTGACACTACCTTATCTATCCAAGAGTACTTGCGAAACATGCTGGATAAGAGTTATTATCTATATGATCAGGGTAATTTCAGGGAATCTTTAGAAAATAATTTAGCCACCATAAAATTAGCGGAACAATATGGCGATTATGACGTGGCGCATAATTCATACAGCTATCTTGGGTATGATTACTTGGTTCTTGAAGATACCTTACGGGCACTGGAGAGTTTTGAAAAGTCACATTACTATGCTCGGAAGACCAGAGACCCTATATTAATTGCAAATGCTTATACAGACTTTGCGCAGTTATATGCTCAAGACAGCGCAACCTACGACAAGGGGATTCATTACTTTAAAAATGCATTGATCATTTATCATAAAGAAAGGGACAGCATTGGGCTGCAAGGTTCCTATTATGATTATGCTAGCATCCTTTTTCAAAGAGAAGATGAGAGACAGTTTCCTGTCATCATGGACTCCTTGAGTAAGTATACAGAAATTGCTGATGTAGGCCCAAGATTTAAGGCGATGGCATATATTCTACAAGCCAAAAGCCAAATGCGTGACAACGATCTTAAAGAGGCTGAAAGCACCTTAAGCAAATCTATCGCATTGACTAAAAAAGAAGGTCAGCGAGAACTGCTGGAAGAGTCATACAGTTTATACTCTGAGGTCTTAAGGCGACGAGGTAATTTCTTAGCCGCTTATGAAATGCTGTATAAATATGACAGCTTAAACAGAATCAATCAAAAAACGCGCAGGTTCTCAGAAAGCAAGAGGATTGCTGCACGATTTGAAGCTGATAAAAAAGAAAAAGAGATCCAAAAAGCAAATCTAGAAACAGAACTCGCACAAGAAAAAGTAAAGCAGCGAACGCTGACAAACTACTTGCTTGCAGGCATCATTGTGATAGGTATCGGCTCTATTATCATCCTTTTTTATATAGCAAGAAGACGCAAATCATTCATAAAAACCCTAGAATACAAAAACCAACAGGTAGTCAAAGCTAAAAAAGAGGCAGAACGACTGGCAAAAGTCAAAAGTAATTTCTTCTCTACGGTAAGTCACGAGTTACGCACACCACTTTATGGGGTAATAGGACTCAGCAGCATTTTGTTAGAAAAAAACAAAGACAAAGAAAACTTCCAAGATTTACAGTCCCTCAAGTTCTCGGCAGATTATTTGCTAGCTCTTATAAATGATGTACTTCACCTCAACAAAATCGATTCTTCGCAAAAGTTGGACAAAGAAGACGATGTATTTAATGTAAACGAGCTTCTAGACAACATCATTTCCTCCTTTGAATACATTAGAATACAAAACGATAACACGATAGAGACAGTGTATGATGTCCAGTTGCCACATCTTATTAAAGGAAATAGCACACAACTGTCTCAAATATTGATGAACCTAGTGGGGAATGCGTGCAAGTTTACAGAAAACGGCAAGATACGGGTAGAGTTGAAAGCCATAACTACTGGCAACACGTCTACTATAGAATTCTCAGTAGCCGACACCGGCCATGGTATTGCAAAAAATAAAATCAAACATATTTTTGAGGAGTTCGCTCAAGGCGAAAGCAAAAACAACACTTATCAAGGAACTGGATTGGGTCTTTCCATAGTTAAAAAATTACTGCATGCTGCTGGATCAAAAATAA of the Nonlabens marinus S1-08 genome contains:
- a CDS encoding response regulator encodes the protein MPQRDTTLSIQEYLRNMLDKSYYLYDQGNFRESLENNLATIKLAEQYGDYDVAHNSYSYLGYDYLVLEDTLRALESFEKSHYYARKTRDPILIANAYTDFAQLYAQDSATYDKGIHYFKNALIIYHKERDSIGLQGSYYDYASILFQREDERQFPVIMDSLSKYTEIADVGPRFKAMAYILQAKSQMRDNDLKEAESTLSKSIALTKKEGQRELLEESYSLYSEVLRRRGNFLAAYEMLYKYDSLNRINQKTRRFSESKRIAARFEADKKEKEIQKANLETELAQEKVKQRTLTNYLLAGIIVIGIGSIIILFYIARRRKSFIKTLEYKNQQVVKAKKEAERLAKVKSNFFSTVSHELRTPLYGVIGLSSILLEKNKDKENFQDLQSLKFSADYLLALINDVLHLNKIDSSQKLDKEDDVFNVNELLDNIISSFEYIRIQNDNTIETVYDVQLPHLIKGNSTQLSQILMNLVGNACKFTENGKIRVELKAITTGNTSTIEFSVADTGHGIAKNKIKHIFEEFAQGESKNNTYQGTGLGLSIVKKLLHAAGSKIKVESELGKGSKFSFQMTYEVVQEKVTLKKQHVKNIYSPKLLNGARILIVEDNKINQMVTRKILEKDGVICEVAENGKVAIDKVKEQCYDLVLMDVNMPVMDGIEATQEIRKFNAVPIVALTAVELEEMREKIYSSGMDDIIVKPYDVKQFQQSILHNIEKGSITRKGKEILKTKKPKQ
- a CDS encoding TonB-dependent receptor family protein, encoding MHSQIDSLETVRIQVAAPVDLQNTTVDLPFSISTRNFKGSQTAKQQLSLDEYLYGIPGLFVLNRNNYSQDLRISLRGFGARSAFGIRGIKIVVDGIPETTPDGQGQIDNLTLGLIDNLQVLRGPASLLYGNAGGGVININTVSQIDSTYIEAGAVAGNFGMNKFDLTSGIKHDAGVSVISFSRTSSEGYRDFSGFETNQFNWKSAFDLKNDNNFSIQLNYTDSPFALDAGGLTLSEVKQDRRQARDRNVQFDSQEQVRQLKTGVSYDQSWGNLSLQTYGFYSYRDFDNKLPFESGGQVQLYRNYYGQGSYLTYDSQNDRLKNKFQIGYSLAFQADQRLRYDNMDGDRGALDFNQLETYNNYGFYAVDRLSIGQWNILGGLRYDINNLKAEVRSGDDNSGSQNLNSWSGSAGINYELNPSQRFFANVATSFETPALSELSSNPDGSSGFNPDLTPQKAVNYEVGFKSQESALQYSAAVFYIQTTDDLVPFEQAQFPGRTFYRNAGSTQRYGLELSATAAITQNLAVNASYTYSDFAYADYNLDGQDLEGKLLPGIPKHLASLGLTYQVENGLFLQLNTTYRGALFADDLNDAKIKDALISDLSASYPLQLGNTRFTVLGGVNNLFNSSYFDNVRINAFGGRFYEPAPGVHVYAGLRVRI